The proteins below come from a single Natrinema sp. SYSU A 869 genomic window:
- a CDS encoding type IV pilin N-terminal domain-containing protein — protein sequence MDLKQVKSKLVGAENERAVSPVIGVILMVAITVILAAVIAAFVLDMGNMSESANAGVDFNENGEYVTVQVIDAGNTDSIYVEAENGSVSDYIQPNATPVDVSDNSDPWTVGDSLTINSNSIADSEDDLNGTEYDGTPPGEIDEGDIVDKITVYGEVGNELQVIATWEA from the coding sequence ATGGATCTTAAGCAAGTCAAATCGAAGTTGGTCGGAGCGGAAAATGAGAGAGCAGTATCACCTGTCATCGGAGTGATACTAATGGTGGCAATTACTGTCATCCTCGCGGCCGTGATCGCCGCCTTCGTGCTCGACATGGGCAACATGAGCGAGTCTGCCAACGCAGGTGTCGACTTCAATGAAAATGGCGAATACGTTACTGTACAGGTGATTGATGCGGGTAATACCGACTCGATCTACGTTGAAGCGGAGAATGGCAGCGTTTCAGACTATATCCAACCAAACGCAACGCCAGTGGATGTGTCTGATAACTCTGATCCGTGGACTGTCGGCGATTCGCTCACAATCAACAGTAATAGCATCGCTGATTCGGAAGACGATCTTAACGGAACAGAGTATGATGGTACTCCCCCTGGTGAGATCGACGAGGGCGATATCGTTGACAAAATCACTGTCTACGGCGAGGTCGGCAACGAACTGCAGGTCATCGCGACCTGGGAAGCCTAA
- a CDS encoding type IV pilin N-terminal domain-containing protein has product MDLKPYQNKLVGSDSERAVSPVIGVILMVAITVILAAVIAAFVLDMGNMSESANAGVDFGESGDEVSVQVIDEGTLIRSTSRSRMIAPPHTSMQVTETRRIRGLSGTLAHCIVIVAALALGITVVLP; this is encoded by the coding sequence ATGGATTTGAAACCGTACCAAAACAAACTGGTTGGAAGCGATAGTGAACGAGCAGTATCACCCGTCATCGGAGTCATTCTGATGGTGGCAATTACTGTCATCCTCGCAGCTGTGATTGCCGCCTTCGTGCTCGACATGGGCAACATGAGCGAGTCCGCCAATGCTGGTGTTGACTTCGGCGAAAGTGGAGACGAGGTTTCGGTACAAGTGATCGATGAGGGAACACTGATTCGATCTACGTCGAGGTCGAGAATGATAGCACCACCACATACATCAATGCAAGTAACGGAGACACGAAGGATCCGTGGACTGTCGGGGACTCTGGCACATTGCATAGTAATAGTAGCGGCCTTGGCACTGGGGATTACAGTGGTACTTCCCTGA
- a CDS encoding Mn2+/Fe2+ transporter yields the protein MSSEKDSEIGETTFGIIAIFTTIGVVGVAMTNEGGTFVTWFWMGIGLAATCLLYRLVIIAERILDTT from the coding sequence ATGTCCTCCGAGAAAGATTCCGAAATAGGGGAGACAACCTTTGGAATAATTGCCATTTTCACGACTATTGGAGTCGTTGGCGTCGCCATGACGAACGAGGGAGGGACCTTCGTGACATGGTTCTGGATGGGGATCGGATTGGCCGCAACATGTCTCCTTTATAGACTGGTCATTATTGCGGAACGGATTCTCGATACCACTTAA